A stretch of the Lactuca sativa cultivar Salinas chromosome 9, Lsat_Salinas_v11, whole genome shotgun sequence genome encodes the following:
- the LOC111920566 gene encoding probable protein phosphatase 2C 63, whose protein sequence is MFRKFVKPFNKCLGHPNGDELLWHTDLKPHVSGEFSIAVVQANSILEDQSQVLTSPSATYIGVYDGHGGPEASRFVNRNLFPLIDKYATEEGGISADVIKKAFQTTEDGFFQLVKLSMPIRPQIASAGSCCLLGIISNNELHIANLGDSRVVLGHKVLVNRKPKLVAERLSKDHNVSIVEVRKEVQAQHPNDSHIVVYCHGVWRIKGIIQVSRSIGDFYLKKPEFNRDPYFMQHGNPITLNRPVLTAEPSIISRKLRPQDLFLIFASDGLWENLSDQEVVDIVQKYPRMGITKRLVGIAIDKATRKRDLRYNDIKKLQKGIRRRFHDDITVIVIFLDQQTEPDNGTKLGSTSAPIDIFSCKEEKHKHLVEHK, encoded by the exons ATGTTTCGGAAGTTTGTGAAGCCTTTTAACAAATGTTTAGGGCACCCGAATGGCGATGAACTGTTATGGCACACGGATTTGAAGCCTCACGTCTCCGGTGAGTTCTCAATCGCCGTCGTGCAAGCTAACTCTATCCTCGAAGATCAAAGCCAGGTATTAACATCACCGTCTGCTACCTATATCGGCGTCTACGACGGCCATGGTGGACCTGAAGCTTCTCGTTTTGTTAATCGCAACCTTTTCCCTTTGATCGACA aataCGCAACAGAGGAAGGAGGTATATCTGCAGATGTTATaaagaaggcattccaaacaACAGAAGATGGATTCTTTCAATTAGTGAAGTTATCAATGCCGATTAGACCCCAAATTGCTTCAGCTGGATCATGTTGTCTTCTTGGAATCATTTCAAACAATGAATTACACATCGCGAACTTGGGAGATTCAAGGGTGGTTCTCGGCCACAAAGTTCTAGTCAACAGAAAGCCAAAACTAGTCGCAGAGCGTTTATCCAAAGATCACAATGTCTCCATTGTAGAAGTGAGGAAGGAGGTTCAAGCACAACATCCTAATGATTCACATATTGTGGTTTATTGTCATGGAGTTTGGAGAATCAAGGGCATTATTCAG gtttcaagatCAATAGGTGATTTCTATTTGAAGAAACCCGAATTCAACAGGGATCCATATTTTATGCAACATGGAAACCCGATTACTCTAAATAGACCAGTTTTGACAGCTGAACCTTCTATCATATCAAGAAAGCTTAGGCCTCAAGATTTGTTTCTGATATTTGCTTCTGATGGGCTTTGGGAGAACTTGAGTGATCAAGAAGTAGTAGACATTGTACAGAAATACCCAAGAATG GGAATAACGAAAAGATTAGTGGGAATAGCCATTGATAAGGCTACAAGGAAAAGGGATCTTAGATACAATGACATCAAGAAACTCCAAAAGGGTATTAGACGTCGATTCCATGATGACATCACCGTCATAGTAATCTTTCTTGATCAACAAACGGAACCCGATAATGGCACAAAGTTGGGGTCCACAAGTGCCCCGATCGATATTTTTTCATGTAAGGAAGAGAAACACAAACATTTGGTTGAACATAAATGA